From the Tursiops truncatus isolate mTurTru1 chromosome 6, mTurTru1.mat.Y, whole genome shotgun sequence genome, the window CTTCACAATCCACTTTGATTGGACAATACTTACAATTTTGCTTTGCTAGTTGTTGCATTAGGTCTTCATACACTTGTGAAAAGAGGTCCTCTTCAGATTTTGTTCCATCTAGGTAAACtgagaagggggaaaagagagCAGTTTAAATGCTAACAGGCTGATTAATACAGGATGCTTACTCTGGCACTTGGCATCTCTTGAGAACACCAATAGGTTTAATCAAAGAACCCAGGAAcataacttaaaaagaaattaatagccATTAAAGAGAGAAGTATATCACAGCCAGGTACAACGGGTAAGAAATTTTGATTTATTGCAGAGAAAATTCAAACTAGCtgatgtgaaaatttaaaaagaaagaaacagagttaAGTGGCACTGTGCATATGGTACTTTAGGAGCACTGAAGAGGTCCCTTCTCAAAACAATCATTTAtggaattccccggcagtccactggttaggactccaggttcaatcctggtccgggaactaagctcccacaagctgcacagcatggcaaaaaaaaaaaaaaaaagaaagaaagaaagaaaaagaaaccacttAAGGGAGTAGTTCTTGAGCTTACTTATACATCAGGATCACCTGTGAGGCTTCTTAAACCATGCAGGGGGTCTGAGTTCACATGTGTACTGAATCTGAATTCTCCAGGCCcatgagatatatatttttaacaagacTGGCATAGTCAGTTTGGGATAAAAAGCAGAAGTTATGTAggttaaaggaaagaaagggccTTCTAGTCAGAAAACTGCAGAGGTTAGGGAGGTAGGAGGAACTTTGCCTGTtaaggaaaagatgctcagtttGGAAAGGCTAGAATGTGGGGAGGCAGGAACAGTATAGAGATGAGATTTTAGAGCTGTGCCTTAGTCTTTAGTGGCCTTGAGGTCTGGCTGTTTGGATTTTATACTGAAGGGCTGGAGACTCTCTGAAGGTATTTAAGCAAGGTAGGAGCATGGttggatttgcattttagatggagagagagaggggtagTAAGAAGACATCCCTGCAACCAATGGTCCATGTTGGGAGTGGTGTGGCCAGAATGTCATGAGAGGCTCTGTGGATGGGGAAGAGGGGTTGAACTGGACTGAAGAAGGGATCATAACAGCTGCCAGATCATGGGGAGGCCCTGTGTGCTTTCTGTAGCTACCAAAGAGGCCACGAGGCTTCTCACAATATGCGCAACTCCCTTTATTCTGAAAAGATACGTCAGTTTTGATTGCTCTACCCCATCCAAAAcccttctctctccagcctcctgcATCTTCTCCATGTGGTACTCTATATCCCAAGGATCTGTTCTTGGCCCAGGTCCATAGATccagatatttatttctaaatcacTGCTTTAAGTCCCTCAGGCATCTCAACTTCATTATGTGCGAAACAGACTCGCATTCCTCCTTACAAATCTGCGACTCCTTCACTTTTTCCTGTCTTCTGAAATAATGCCTGCCAATTCCTGAGCTGTTGTCCTTGCCACCTCAGTGGCCTGGACCCTCCATGTCCATCCTATCATGCAGTTCTTCTGAGTACATATGTCCAATATCGCACCCTCTACATCTACCCTTCACATAGCCAGAGGGATcttactaaaacaaaaattttatatctaCCATATCCTTGTATAAAGCCGCTCTGTACAGGGCTTCCCACTTTCCTTAGGATAATGACCTAAGTCCTTAACTGATCTATGGCCTTGCAGGGTTTGGACCCTTCCTGTATCAGCAACATCACCTCTTGCCTTGGCTTTCTCTACCACAATCTTCCTTCCGGTGCCCCTTGGTCTTTTCATGTACCATACCCACCATCTGGGGTGACCTTCTATCTCCCCAAGTTACCTCCCTTTGTCCAGTTATATCTATCATCTGGTTTAAATATGGCTTCCTCAAGGAAGCCTTCCCGGATTGCTGAGACTTGGGCGGTCCCCCTGAAGCTCAGTGTCCCAGTACTCAGCACAGCTAAAAAGGATAATCTTGTGCGTCATCCATTTAACATCCATTTTCCTGATAGAATGCTGGTTCATAAGAGTAGAGACTGAGTCTGCCTTATTTCCCTTGATATCACCAGGGTAGTGCCTTGTACATGGAAGGCATTcaatcaatatttgctgaatgaatgaccaTCTAGAAGTTGACAAACTTTCACAAGAGCCATAGAGAAACAGAAGGCAGGAGAGCCAGTGTGGAAAAGGGGGAGCCCAGAGCGTTCTAGCCTAAAGTGTCCTTTTATAATctaatatatgagaaaaatgcCTTCTAAAGTCCTTTCTTTTGTGTACTTTGAGGCAATGACAAGTAAAAAGGCTTCCGCGGAGGGAAGAAAAGGCACTTACCGATTTCCCATGAGatgttctccatttctttcctgtGCTTTAGATACATGGGCCACACGTGGCCCTCAAAGTACCCTGGGGTGTCTGGAGGCTCGTAGATCCTTGTACTATCAAAATACGTAGGAAACTTTACGTTGacataaacacaattgataaagtaaaataatggtCAGGACAACGGGGAAATCACTGAGACTGTCTAAACAGGATTACGACTACACTTTTTAGACTCAATGCCAGTTACAAAGACAACACCCAATGGATTTAGTCCCCTGATCTAAAAAATGAACTCTAATTCACTGCCATTCATAATTATTTCCCCCCTCTAGTGATTTATAAAAGAATTGAGAGACAAATGTTAATGTAAATAATGATAGAGATACTGAGATGTTGTCATAAGCTTTAAACTAATCGGTGTTCTCTGTGGCTGTAGCAGAATACAGGCCCCCTAATTTAAAACCATAATCAACATGGGATTGCTTCATATGAGGATTTAGGAAAGATAAGCCAAAGAGCTTGTACAAGAGCCTTTTCTTAGAAAAGTAATTTGCATTACTCCATGTGGGTGACCATTTATGGAAAAAGGTCTTGCTCTTTGTATGAAGAATTGAGGCTTCTCTTGCTTGAAAAATGACATACACATTGCTCAATAATgctgtttccttgtttttcctaAAGTTTGTCTTTTGAATTACAATCCACAAAggcaatttcaaaacttacctcctcctcctcttacATTCTTCATACGGAATGGTCAGAAAATAGCTTCTATTCCATATAGTGTCAAGGGGCCTAAATTAACAGCATATTTAGTgcacaaagtttttttttcccattcattcaGAGTCAATATTAGAGTGGGGAATGCTTACTTGTAATTATAGAGAAGGAAACCTTCGATAATTAAGATGGGAATTTCCTCAGTGTTTCCCCTGTCTCTTGATGCCAGAGGGTGTGCTGCACTTTCCATCCAGTGGGAAATGGCGGACATCATTTCCTCCATGTTAAGTGCTTCAAGCActtcaaacaaacacaaaaatatgaaatcaatACAACAAAATTTTACGCTGTGGCTTTTTATGATGAGTACAGCCAGTggtctataaatatataaaataacactATTTTATTTACCCTTCAAAACACCTaattagggactttcctggtggtccagtggttaagaatctgccttccaatgcaggggacacgggttcgatccctggtctgggaactaagatcccacatgctgcggggcaactgaGTCTgagcgctctagagcctgcgcgccacaaccagagagctaacgtgccgcaactactgagtccacgtgctctaactagagaggagcccacatgccacaactagagagaagcccacgcaccacaatgcagagcctgtgcaccgcaactaagagcctgtgcgccacagctaagACTAAAAAAACACCAAATTAACAAATGCTTTAGACAAAAAATATAAACTCTAATATTGATAAAGTGGTATGCTTGATATATTTTCattctggaaaattttatttatctgtttatttatttttggctgcattgggtctttgttgctgcacgtgggctttcacTAGCTGctgcgagcagggactactctgttgtggtgcgtgggcgtctcatcacagtggcttctgttgttgcggagcacgggctctaggcgtgcaggcttcagtagttgtggctcttgggctctagagcgcaggctcagtagttgtggcgcacaggcttagttgctccgcaacatgtgggatcttcccggaccagggctcaaacctgcgtcccctgcattggcaggcagattcttaaccactgcaccaccaggaaactcctggaaaattttaaacatatacaaaagtagagcGTAGAGTACAATGAACTCCCATGTCCCCATTACCAGCTTTGACAATTATAAACTCATTGCTTTATTTATAACTTCTATTCCCCCTTGACTATATAAAAGTTTAACATTTTTggataacaaaatatttataaattagttTGAAAGATATGACACACTGGTGAAAATACCTGCAATGTATTTGGCAAAGAATGGatatctttaatatataaagagctcttacagaTAAATAAGAGGAGGAAAATCATTAAAAGAATTTACAAAGGATACAAGTATGTCACATTCAAATTCTAAAATGTGCATACTTTTAGAGTTTACAGTTGTTAATGCTAGAAAAGTACCCTATAAAAGTGATTCTCAAAGCATGTTATCTACACTAGCGGCATCAGCATCATCTgagaacttattagaaatgcaaattctcagcccCACTCCAGAATGACTGAACTGAGCCATCTGTTCTTAAAGGTTTTTTAGTGGaaggttttaaaattatgaattaattcatttaaaagatatagagctattaagattttctctttttttctggtgtTTGTTTTGATTAATTTGCATTTGGTAAGACTGTCAATTtcatttaagttttcaaatttatttgcataaaattCTTCATAATATCctcatctttttaatgtttgcaGGATTTGTAGTGATATTAACCTTTTTGGTTTTGATATATGTAATTTGtgccttctctatttttttattgatcagtcttatttaatttttttgaggatcaCTCAGATTCTTcaatctgtaggtttatgtcttaTGCCAAATTTGAGATGTTTTACATCATTACTtatctgaatactttttcagtaccactcctcctctccttctgagcTTCCAATGATATAAATGTTAGATCTTTCATTATTGTCCcacatttctgttcattttttttt encodes:
- the NMRK1 gene encoding nicotinamide riboside kinase 1 isoform X1, with protein sequence MKTFVIGIGGVTNGGKTTLAKNLQKRLPNCSIISQDNFFKPESEIETDENGFLQYDVLEALNMEEMMSAISHWMESAAHPLASRDRGNTEEIPILIIEGFLLYNYKPLDTIWNRSYFLTIPYEECKRRRSTRIYEPPDTPGYFEGHVWPMYLKHRKEMENISWEIVYLDGTKSEEDLFSQVYEDLMQQLAKQNCLQVTA
- the NMRK1 gene encoding nicotinamide riboside kinase 1 isoform X2, with the protein product MKTFVIGIGGVTNGGKTTLAKNLQKRLPNCSIISQDNFFKPESEIETDENGFLQYDVLEALNMEEMMSAISHWMESAAHPLASRDRGNTEEIPILIIEGFLLYNYNTRIYEPPDTPGYFEGHVWPMYLKHRKEMENISWEIVYLDGTKSEEDLFSQVYEDLMQQLAKQNCLQVTA